The DNA sequence tcagcctgccacaactgatgcagcaagtggaactactgaagacaccaccacaactgatcagcctggctcaacggatgcaacaagtggaactactgagggcacccccacaactgatcagcctgccacaactgaggctacaagtggaactactgagggcacccccacaactgatgcaacaactgGAACTactgaaggcacccccacaactgatcagcctgccacaactgaggctacaagtggaactactgagggcacccccacaactgatcagcctggctcaacggatgcaacaagtggaactactgagggcaccccaacaactgatcagcctgccacaactgagacaacaagtggaactactgagggcacccccacaactgatcagcctgccacaactgaggcaacaagtggaactactgaaggcacccccacaactgatcagcctgccacaactgatgcaacaagtggaactactgagggcacccccacaactgatcaacctgccacaactgatgcaacaagtggaactactgagggcatgcccacaactgatcagcctgccacaactgaggctacaagtggaactactgatggcacccccacaactgatcagcctgccacaactgatgcaacaagtggaactactgatggcacccccacaactgatcagcctggcacaacagatgcaacaagtggaactactgagggcacgcccacaactgatcagcctggcacaacagatgcaacaagtggaactactgagggcacccccacaactgatcagcctggcacaacagatgcaacaagtggaactactgagggcgcccccacaactgatcagcctgccacaactgattcAATAAGTGGAACTACTGCGGGCACGCCCAtaactgatcagcctggcacaacTGAGCCAACAACTGGAAATACTGAGGGCACcaccacaactgatgcaacaagtggaactactgagggcacccccacaactgatcagcctgccacaactgaggcaacaagtggaactactgatggcacccccacaactgatcagcctggcacaacagatgcaacaagtggaactactgagggcacgcccacaactgatcagcctgccacaactgaggcaacaagtggaccaactgagggcacgcccacaactgataAGCCTGGCACAACTGAGGCTACAACTGTACCTCCAACTACACCACCTATCAATCCAACAACTCGTGAGCCTTTAATTTGTCAAAACGGAGGAATTGACAATGGTCACAACTGCTCATGTCTCATTGGATTTAATGGACCTGTTTGTGAACATGTTGAAATTACTGTTGCGCCAGGTAAATTAAATAACTATAGTAAATTAATGTTAAATCATGTaagtttttttacaacattgtacgttttttttaaacattattttaactttattcttCACTgatatttaatgaaacatttctaTGTCCATACAGATACAATCAACAGAACAGTTGTGGTTAATATGGACATCAATGAGGAATATATTGATGAATATCAGGATGAGGCATCACAGGAATACAAAGAATTTGTTGGAAACTTCACCAGCCAGGTGAGATACATGGATACAGAATATTAGTCTGAAGAAGCACAAACAATAACAGGACATCCGTccatttaaagagaaataaaggatTATTCTCCAAAGAGATGTCTAATTGGATTTAccctaaatgttttatttatatcacAGTGTATTTTGTTcttgtattaaataaaaagaaaacacaataatatgACCTAAACAAATATCATGAAgatattgatattttattatGTCACTATTTTCAGATGGAAGAATATTACAAAACAAGGATAGAAAACGTTAAAGAAGTGGTGGTCATAAGTGTCAGGTGATGTACTTTTAGAATCGATTTTAAAACTGTTATTAAAACAACTGGTTTTGGTGGCAAATCTTCTCCTCCTTAAGATTGTTTCTCTTGTTCCTTTATAGCCCAGGAAGCCCATTGGGCAGATTATCAACCAACACTGTGGAAGAGGTGAATAATTTAAATAACATTGCCAATAGTTCAGAGagaagatcaaataaaatgtaactggGTTTTTTTCATACCATTTCAGATACAATTAAGGGCTGAAGGCACAGATCTCACACCAACAAGACTCGGGTAAGTAgataataaaatgtcaaattacaTAAAGATGTACTGGACTGTCTTATGGCTGTATCACAAGTTGACTTTGATATAAGAAGTTTTTACGTCACTCAGGGCATTTGATCTCAATTACCATGCCTGTCTCATCTGGAAAATGTATGTCTGCTTTATCAATAGGTGTCAGCTTTTAcagatacagtatatgtattATCAAATGAGACAACAAATCCAGCTGTACTGCTTATTCTACCAGCAGTGTCAACAGTTACATTCAACTAGATTTAAAATGCTTCGGTGTCTCACCTTGAAGCTGGTTCATCATCATCTGACTTATTGCaacttaaaatgtaatttatttttaacaatatttaaccaggaaacaataaaacaaatgaaattgTAAAGACACTAAAAATAGACAGAGCGTCCCAATAATCTCAGcaacatttcatgttttgaattgtgttatttgttgcattttttaaatattttcttttaaaaccaaCTGAAACTGACATATTGAATTCTCTCCCCATCAGTGTTAACGTCGAACATGATGTCATCCTGGCAATTCCAAATAACCCTGGTTATGAggataaatatgtaaataatacTGAAGAAATTACGGAGGCTGTTGGTAACCTTGTTGGCTGCACTCGAGGTAAGAGAGACATTTCCCAATAGTGCgtgcacatgaaaacacaagattagaaaaaaaacaattctttgtGAGGATTTAGAGCTTGTGATAAGGATAAGGAAAGTCCAACTAGTAGTGGTTGATGTGCACACactgatgttgttttcattttacatcaacatcatgttttaacatgttagcatgctaacattgaCTTCTTAACATAGACTGTGTATCAAATGTGGAGGTAGCTACCTTGATGTGACTTTGTTGCATAGCTGATGGTTTGTATCCTGAAGTTTGGCATTTTTACTCGATCTTTTCTGGTTTTTGGTGCCAGAAGGAACCGTATTTGGAAAAGGGGGTGGAGCTGGGGAGGAGCGAGGGAAACCCTTGCTCTTCTTCCTAAGTCTTCAGCTACAGCTACCTCAGAAAGCAAGGTGCATCTGTAATTTTAGTGTTTGTGATATTAAGTTGGACtctaaacaaaatgtgtttactttagaaaataaatagctGAGTCCACAGAATGTTTTCAAGTAAATCGGACATTACGCAAGATATTTTTCAGGTCACCATTGTAGCAGCTTGTCAGTCACAGGTAGCCCCTCTAACTCCTCGCCTGCTTTCTGGTCTCTTTGACTCTAAATCTTaccattatttattaaatgaacatgaaattgttttgaagaagacttgaaaccgGAGATTGAGATCATGAACTCAAAAAACAGACTCAGAACCAGTTTTTTCCACAGGCAGTGACATGCCTTACCGTCCATCTGTGTGTGCTGAAAATGACAGGAGCTGCTAAACTGTTTCTCGTTGTTTTtatagcaatgacaataaagatatattctattctattctaggaaaatgtttactgagggaataaatcacctgactatAGAAACATTTTATCATAGACTTCTACACAATCTGAATTCTGTTTACAACCAGTGGAGACGCCTCCTCTTGGACATTGAAGAAAATTAATAATGATGGTGTCATCTTTTGAGAACCATTCTATTAGATAGTAGGGGGAAAAAACGTGTTGATTAGGGTTGGAGAACTTGTTGGTGCTGTGATACAAGCATGAGTAAATAAACGGCTGATACAAgaaatttgaaaaataataattatgtaaATTCACACAATTTTAATAAACTGATtgttatctttttgttttttaatgttcagaCTGTCCGAgttttgatgtcacagtgaagcCGACAGTGACACCTACAGAACCAGATCTTCAATGTCAGTATCTCCATAACTCCtgtatttgtttgaaaatgtgtatgtgggtgtgtgtgtgtgtgtgtgtgtgtgtgtgtgtgtgtgtgtgtgtgtgtgtgtgtgtgtgtgtgtgctcgtgtgtgtgtgtgtgtgtgtgtgtgttaagcttAAAAGAATGACTCAAAGGATATGTTAACAATTTAAATTCCTTTGAGAATCTTCTTTATAGACTCAGCATGTGACATAATTTGAATATTATTTGATTGGAAAGTGAGTTTCATTGTTCAGGTTCCACAACATAGAATGAAACATGTTGCTCATGGTTTGTAGCTTTCTTCTAGTTTTCAATTCTAGCCCcttatttgttttaaacatgaacagagtaatttacaaaaacacaaaactctcAGCCATGAactggctaacagaattagcataaTTTTAACTTATTACTAAACATACTCAACAAACATCACCACATGCACTCGTACTTCCAGACATATGTTTCCTCTGTGGAGGCAGCCTCACGCTCGTgtggtctgctgctctgatccatctttataaacagtcaatgctctgatccagtgacgcTGCATGACTCGCTCTTTATGGCTCAGTTCATGGGACAtgtctctctgctgcctcctttTGAGTGGTGGTGTGTAATGCGTTCATTTTTCCAGCGCCCATCGAAGCTCCTATCTCTTTTATTGAAGAGGAGCAAATGAGCAAATGATAACGCAGGTCAATGGCGGCCCTGAGCGCTGGACCAGAGCGAGCACTCAAGACCAGAAACACGTCACAAATCAGTAACTTTAGACACGCAGAACGGTTTTaaatctatgtttttattgcagattatACTTTTTATACAATAACTACACAAAATGTACTTTGCAGTTCAGACGAtattaaaaactgattttaaaaatcttatCCGTGCTAAATGGTTGAGTCGCCCTAGTGCCCTCTATTGACCAGCCGCCACTGcttcagatatttaaatattacatttaataatAAACAGAGGTAATGTATCTAGGACATGGTGGTATTTCTTTAACGTGTCCTGCTGGTGTTATAAAGAAGCCATAACTTTTTTTGCATGCACACTGCTTATCGAGTgttttcatcctcttcttcttcttcttcttcttgtctttcacCAGCGGCCTGTGAAAGGCTGAATAAGGATGCAGATGTGACTGATTTCTACCAGGCTGCGGAGGTTAATAATAAGGTAGAATGTGTGACTGCCTGCCATCCGAAACACGACAAGCATAAAACATGCTACAACAAGGGAGTGTGCAAAGTGTTTAAAGCCACCGGGCCGCTCTGCCAGTAAGTTTTACTCCGCTGTCACACAGTCctgtttctgtctccctctgctgcattgtttcatgttgatatttttatttttacgtCTGATGAAAGAGGATCTTGTTAAATGGATAATACTTTAAGCAATGAGCAGCTGATTTTAACACTTTGAAAACCTCATGTGGAgcttgttgttgctttgttaGCATAGCTAGGTATCCCAGGATGCTTTGAGCAGCACCCTCATGTTTAGTTTAAACGTGGagattaaatataataatttaaaaatattttttacatttaagataTTTGAATTAACATGATCAGTGCCAGATATTTTTATCACATGATCTAATTCCCGCCTTCTTATCTGTTTGATCAGAGGAGGTTTAGTTTTAAAGAGAGTTTAAACTGTTGCTTTTTGTTCCTCGCCGTCTCTTTAGTTTaacgttcttcttcttcctctttcaggTGTGTGGACGTGTCCTCCACCTGGTACCTGAGCGATGACTGCACACTGCCCATACATAGGACGGCGTTCTTTGCCGGGCTGAGTGTGACGCTCACTGTTCTCTTGGTGCTGGTGGGAGTCCTGGTGGCGTTCGTGTTAAGGAACAAACAGAGGAGGTGAGATTCTCACCGGTGGTAAAATGTTCCTACACTTTAGCTTTAGCTTAGCTGTCCTGATGttattttcatcaaaattttaaataaattgaaagAAGTGCCTCTAAAACATAATGCAAACTAAATGTTCTAATTGAAGGTAAACTTCAAATGATGAATGTCCAAGATTTATGAGTTTGAGATTATTTTTATAccaaatttattttaaaaagttgaacatatagtacaaaaaaatgattttgggattgttaatttttttgtattaactCACTTGTCTGTTTTATCGATGAGATTATGATTCTCTGTTTTTAGTCAATGCAGGGAGTGAATAATGTTACCCAATAAATATGACAGGGAACCCAGGAAGAGATGTTTAACATATTTAACCCCTTCAGCTTCCTGGTTGGGCATCACGTACACAATCATTTAAAACTATCCAGTTTATCCAGCAATTGGTCCTTTTTTCAACTTGATCAAAAATACTTTTAGGAGCTCTCAGAGACATTATTGTCGTGCTATTGCCTTGATGAAGTTTCCTTCATATAAGTTTAACAAGTTTTACTTTTCAGGTTGTTCAGCATTTTATGATCAATCAAACTTATTTGTATAGTaccaattcataaaaaaaagttttctcaagaAAGTAACAgctttcaattattttatttcattttctacattttcaacTATTTCTTATTGCATTTCAGTTTTCAGCATTTCAACGCATTTTCTGCAAGGAAATGCAATTTTTCTAGTTCTGTtaaattttacttttttcataCTGCAGGATAAATGTTTATTCTCGTAATAAAatctgactgtttctctgctaTCTCTGCagatacaaagacataaaagacAAGCTGGTGAATCAGTGGCTGAACGAGGACTTTGAGTGGTCCAGATCAAACATTCACGGTGATggtgaagtgtcttaaatatctaggacagataTATTATAATGCTCTTTAAgttgtatactgcacacatctgtaaaGAATTTGTATCTGATAAAGGAGTCTCCTTCAGTGGAATGTTTGCTCAGAggtgttgttggcaggattAGTGATGAGTTGCCAGGGAATGCCTAAATCTAAGataggatcccccacagtggaaggTAAACAAAGGGACCCCTGAgtccagagagatacccaagaacaagaaacagatgtccttatgtgtcctgtgacattatgtataaatagcactctcaatGTATGTTCGAGAGAGATCATCATTGGCTTCTTGACTCTCCTGGacagacgtgttcagtgattctgcaatttaataaataagttaataaataattctgtttaaaagcaagtcagtctcaacggcgaatttcttcatcatcaaacatatcatcaacaacGGAAATCCACATCAATGGTAATGCATTTattacacacgtacacacaatcacacactcgCCCAAGGGACAAACCGTGgactcttcttcttcaatgAAAGTGTGGACTTCTAAGTCTAAAACACGTAAACACCTATAGTATTGGTTTGGGCATGATTTTAGAATGATTTAAGGCATGTCCAAGAGGGGACGTCACAAATTGAACCCTCTTTGCTGGCTGGTCCCCTCTTTGTGAACTAGAAACGACACGGAGGTCCCCtcaagatatatatatatatatatatatatatatatatatatatatatatatacatatatatatatatacatatatgtatatatatttacatatatatgtaaatatatatatatatatatacacaagtacacaaacacacacattctctccctctgtgagtTTTGTTGCAGCAGTTGTTAGAATTAAGTTTTTACTGCAGACATTTTAGGAGTGTCAGGTTTTAGCACCACAATAACAGGGTTTATATagagaaaaaaagcaataatatATTTGGTCTTAGGGCTTTGGAAACGCCAATGTTGGTTGTGATTATCCGTTAAGTTTAACATTGAGAAAATTATAAACCtaagaaataaaagaagggAGTGCTACagggagtgtttgtgtgttttgtggactCGCAGAGGCAGGTCCGAAGTTCACTGGGAGAGGTTTCAGGGTTAGGTCTATTCAGGGTTAGGTCTAATCTACAGGTTATCATCATGCAGTATAAAGGGAGGACATACAACAAAAACTGGTGTATAAACACGCTATGGAAACAGTATCAAACTATTGACTAATAAAGATTAAAGTCTTAAAGCATATTAGACTTTTACATATGTCAGGATGGAAAAGACTGATAGGTACAAAAAGTTTAGAGATTGTTATTGTAGATCTGCTcggcctgcagcaggtaaacagactgtaacgtctgcagcagataaacagactgtaacgtctgcagcagataaacagactgtaacgtctgcagcgggtaaacagactgtaacgtctgcagcgggtaaacagactgtaacgtctgcagcgggtagacagactaacgtctgcagcagggaaacagactgtaacgtctgcagcagataaacagactgtaacgtctgcagcagggaaacagactgtaacacctgcagcgggtaaacagactgtaacgtctgcagcagggaaacagactgtaacgtctgcagcagggaaacagactgtaacgtctgcagcagggaaacagactgtaacgtctgcagcagggaaacagactgtaacgtctgcagcaggtaaacagactgtaacacctgcagcagggaaacagactgtaacacctgcagcagggaaacagactgtaacgtctgcagcagggaaacagactgtaacgtctgcagcagagaaacagactgtaacgtctgcagcagggaaacagactgtaacacctgcagcagggaaacagactgtaacgtctgcagcagggaaacagactgtaacacctgcagcagggaaacagactgtaacgtctgcagcagggaaacagactgtaacgtctgcagcagggaaacagactgtaacgtctgcagcagagaaacagactgtaacattgTAATTTTAGTCCCTGACAGgttcagattgttattctgtgtgtgacaacatgacagaaaGGATCCCAACAGAGGAAGATGATGTTTTagccacaaacagctgttacatcactgtctacaaacacatcacactaaattcagaaaaacagagatttaTCCTCACAGGACACAGAGGGATGTTGGTTTACTGCTGCCTCGaccagtttgtttatttgtttgactTAATGTTTAAATCAGTCAGTTTTTTTGCTACACAAAATTACATGATAAAGGTAATTTACTCTGTATGTGGTCTTTAAATTAACCCTTTATTTTGTTCTAATTTCAGAAGTTTACGGAAACCCCACATTCACTCAGGGCGAATCAACCGTCCACTTAGAGGACCTAGATGTTTACAGACAACCTCTACCTGCCTACCAGCCGACCCGTCCATCTTCACAGATTGACTACAGACAGTCAGCGGGCATGTTCCCCCCGTCACAACCAGCTCACAGACACATCACTCCTTCTAATATTGCTGGATACTCACAGTCTGCTGGTCCAGCCCGTCAACTCAGAAACTCAGCCAACCAGCCGGTCAGTTTTTACATCCACTCCAACACACAATCTTTTGCCCTGAGTGATAATCTCGGTCTCAAGATAaattttaaatgtgaagaatCTCCATCCTTCCAcacttttgattattttattgataCGTTAACgtcatgtttatgtttctttctttcttgctctTCACAGATGAGGATCAACAGGCCTCAGATCAGGACATCCTGGGATGTCTGAGTGGCACACCAAGAAACTTTGTCTTAGAAAATataactgtaaataaacaaagagtTATTTAAGTGCCttagaaaaagaaatgaaaaagaaaccaaGAAAACGATTTGCAGTGgtcaaaaaacaatatcacagtCTATAGATCTCatctgagctgcagcagatcTGCAGGAGTGccgattatttatttttcattcgtCATCATGAGTAACTCTTTTCCAATTACACACCGCCAtttgaagtatttaaaaaaaattaaagaatacACATCAATGTTTTgagttgcttagtgctgtgctcatgttGGATTAGTGTTGAGTGTGTTGTAAGTAGTATAACCGCTAGTACAGTCAAGACCTACTCTTTCTGTAAAGCGTCTGCTgctaacatttgttatgatttggcaCAAACGATCACAATCGATATCTGATGTTAAAATGTGTCTGGACTTGTTCAAGTTTACCAAAGAGAGGCAATTGTTATTATTTGTGGTATTATTAGGCTACAAATTAGTTTTTGAATAttgttatttagtttatttctctttatacGTTAATTGACCTGGTTTGACACATTCAGATTAAAGATCTCTTTAACAAGGAGACCTGGCAGCAATTCAAAGTTACAATGATAACAAGCAAAAAGGTTGAAGTAACATTAAGGCCATCAGATCAGAAAAAATAAGAAGCTGTTTGTAAATCTGTTCCAATTGAGGGGTAAACTATGCAAGTTACTTAAACTGTGTGCATTGTTTCATAAACATTGTGCACAGATTCATATAATCGGCTACTGTTCTGTAAACTGTGCGCATTCATTTAGAGACCATatgcacagatttgtaaactgtgtgcAAGGATTTGGGCAATCTGCGcaatcagccccccccccccccccccccccccccccacacacacacacacacacacacacacacacacacacactacaaaacCCATGGATTTTAGTACACCATTATTTTCAAAGCCAAAATTCCTTGTAAGTCATCATTCTTGGGTTCAATGTTGTTTACAAGTCACATAAACTGCTTTGAACTAAGTATTCCAAACTCTGCTATTCGTCGTTATGCTGATGACTCTCTCTTTTACTGATCTATACTCGCTTCTCTTCAGTATGCATTTAAAACTGCAActtgtctctctcctctttcttaaTGTTGAAGAAAACTTTGGTCCCTGCAAACCTTCCGACTGCAGGTTAAGAAATGATTGTGGTGGTCTATACAAACCCTGACTCCGGATCTAAACACACGTTGAACATAAATGAAAGacataaacagagaaaacagcCGACTACCAGAGTCAGGCCATACTCTCTGAACTAGGTATTAGCTTCATTTAGGATCTGATTTTATAAcagtaaatgttgtttattgCTTCTGATGCACTTTATGTTAATAAAAGTTCATAACTTAAAAGACTCTCTAGATTTCTTTTGATGGTTAATAACTGAAATGAGATGATGTACAAGTGTTCCTGATCAAGTTTGAATAATACAGCAATTTATTAAAActaataacaaagaaaaaacaattatcTGACTTGTATCTGAAACATTTTGAACCAGTTACTTAATTTGAAGTTCAATTTGTTTGGTTGATTTACTGATATATCTCTTTTCAGAGAATTAATAGGAGGTTGTAGGAGGTTTGTTAGAGGAGACGCAAATCATATGATGTCTGTTCTCATTATTTTCCTGAGGTAAAGACCCTCTTTATCTAAAACAAAAACCCAACAAGTATCCAAAGTTTGATGATTTAGAAAtcaatcacaaaaaaatgaataaaatgtgcagatttGACTTTGCAATAAAGTCTCAACCAACGTgatgaaaaatgcaaaacagagGGTGTATTTACACTGTGCATCCACTGAGGGGCGCTGTAGCATTATTTTGATGCAGCTTCACTATGATGAAGTATTGTGAGTCAAACTGATGTTCACTGACTCAAAAGCTTTACTTTGACAactgttcatttaaatataagCACAATTAAATAATGTAATAAGATGaatctgtattattatttataattagAGATTACTGACAGGAAAACCTGTTCATTTATATCTCTCTGACCCCATCTTTGGTTTAATTTGACTGAAATCCATCAGCTGCATGCGTAAATGTATGAAATGAAATCCCACTGACAAAGTGATTCACAATTTTATTCAGCAGGACGAGCATTataacatcatcatcaaataTGTAACATAGACACTCGatctgtgttacactgtgtccAAAGAATAAACTGTGCAGACAAAAGATGGATTTGAAGGAGTGGGAACTAATGTCGGTCCtggatttcattcatttatttatcaattATACAGCTGAATAGGGACGATGCATATTCAAAACAACTCTGTAAGGGTCAGTTTAGGAGAGTGACAGAACGAAAGACACACGAGGTACGTTAACCTGAGCAGCCACATGGTTCACTCAGCAGTGTACATACAGgacacttaaaaacaacaatatgatgTAAGAAGTCTCATCTGATTGGATCTACATGATATGTGTGTTAAAACAGGCCTGCAGGTGTGTGCATTACTCCTTCATTTACATGatgtgactgactgtgtgtgtgtatgtgtgtgtgtgtgtgtgtgtgtgtgtgtgtgtgtgtgtgtgtgtgtgtgtgagagagagtgtgtgtgtgtgtgtgtgtgtgtgtgtgtgtgtgtgtgtgagagagagtctgtgtttgtaagtgtgtgtgtgtgtgtgtgtgtgtgtgtgtgtgtgtgtgagagagagagtctgtgtttgtaagtgtgtgtgtgtgtgtgtgtgtgtgtgtgagagagagagagagagtgtgtgtgtgtgtgtgtgtgtgtgtgtgtgtgagagagtctgtgtttgtaagtgtgtgtgtgtgtgtgtgtgtgtgtgtgtgtgtgtaagagagagagtctgtgtttgtaagtgtgtgtgtgtgtgtgtgtgtgtgtgtgtgtgtgtgtgtgtgtgtgtgtgtgtgagagagagatagtctgtgtttgtaagtgtgtgtgtgtgtgtgtgtgtgtgtgtgagagagagagtctgtgtttgtaagtgtgtgtgtgtgtgtgtgtgtgtgtgtgagagagagagtctgtgtttgtaagtgtgt is a window from the Labrus mixtus chromosome 23, fLabMix1.1, whole genome shotgun sequence genome containing:
- the muc3a gene encoding mucin-3A, with product MISLPQLSQQLELLEAPPQLIGTTEGTPTNDQPATTEPTTGTTGGTPTTDATSGTTEGTPTTDQPATTDATSGTAEGTPTTDQPGITDATSGTTEGTPTTDQLATTEATSGSTEGTPTTDQPGTTDATSGTTEGTPTTDQPATTDAISETTEGTPTTDQPATTEATSGTTEGTPTTDQPATTDASSGTTEGTPTTDQPATTDSISGTTEGAPTTDQPATTEPTTGKTEGTPTTDATSGTTEGTPTTDQRATTDSISGTTEGAPTTDQPATTEPTTGKTEGTPTTDQPGKTDATGGTTDGTPTTDQRATTDSISGTTECAPTTDQPATTEPTTGKTEGTPTTDQPGKTDATGGTTDGTPTTDQPATTETTSGTTEDTPTTDQPATTDAISGTTEGTPTTDQPATTEATSGTTEGTPTTDQPSTTDATSGTTEGTPTTDATSGTTEGTPTTDQPATTEETSGTTEGTTTTDQPATTDATSGTTEGTPTTDQPPTTEATSGTTEDTPTTDQPATTDAKRETTEGTPTTDQPATTETTSGTTEGTPTTDATTGTTEGTPTTDQPATTEATSGTTEGTPTTDQPGSTDATSGTTEGTPTTDQPATTETTSGTTEGTPTTDQPATTEATSGTTEDTPTTDQPATTDAISETTEGTPTTDQPATTEATSGTTDGTPTTDQPGTTDATSGTTEGTPTTDQPGKTDATGGTTEGTPTTDQPATTETTSGTTEDTPTTDQPATTDAISGTTEGTPTTDQPATTEVTSGTTEGTPTTDQPSTTDATSGTTEGTPTTDATSGTTEGTPTTDQPATIEETSGTTEGTPTTDQPATTDAASGTTEDTTTTDQPGSTDATSGTTEGTPTTDQPATTEATSGTTEGTPTTDATTGTTEGTPTTDQPATTEATSGTTEGTPTTDQPGSTDATSGTTEGTPTTDQPATTETTSGTTEGTPTTDQPATTEATSGTTEGTPTTDQPATTDATSGTTEGTPTTDQPATTDATSGTTEGMPTTDQPATTEATSGTTDGTPTTDQPATTDATSGTTDGTPTTDQPGTTDATSGTTEGTPTTDQPGTTDATSGTTEGTPTTDQPGTTDATSGTTEGAPTTDQPATTDSISGTTAGTPITDQPGTTEPTTGNTEGTTTTDATSGTTEGTPTTDQPATTEATSGTTDGTPTTDQPGTTDATSGTTEGTPTTDQPATTEATSGPTEGTPTTDKPGTTEATTVPPTTPPINPTTREPLICQNGGIDNGHNCSCLIGFNGPVCEHVEITVAPDTINRTVVVNMDINEEYIDEYQDEASQEYKEFVGNFTSQMEEYYKTRIENVKEVVVISVSPGSPLGRLSTNTVEEIQLRAEGTDLTPTRLGVNVEHDVILAIPNNPGYEDKYVNNTEEITEAVGNLVGCTRDCPSFDVTVKPTVTPTEPDLQSACERLNKDADVTDFYQAAEVNNKVECVTACHPKHDKHKTCYNKGVCKVFKATGPLCQCVDVSSTWYLSDDCTLPIHRTAFFAGLSVTLTVLLVLVGVLVAFVLRNKQRRYKDIKDKLVNQWLNEDFEWSRSNIHEVYGNPTFTQGESTVHLEDLDVYRQPLPAYQPTRPSSQIDYRQSAGMFPPSQPAHRHITPSNIAGYSQSAGPARQLRNSANQPMRINRPQIRTSWDV